The Niastella koreensis GR20-10 genome includes a window with the following:
- a CDS encoding glycerophosphodiester phosphodiesterase family protein yields the protein MSYNRNYIPGIAYVCLMSKAQETARFKEINKAFLSPNSKIVLIASHRGMHYDFPENSIPAFEKAIELGIDVIEIDIRHTKDNSLVIMHDATVDRMTNGKGRVDEYTFDELRKLRLQFNGRLTDEKIPTLEEVLTMAKGKILVDLDIKTNCLPLVVQLVQQTQTENTCFFFLNQPFHDKNLKEKKPELRTLVRTHSEANVDSVFTVTQTEAVHIDQKHNTVAVTTKIKNNGARVWINALGEVDKKAAAGDLEAYGELLNNGANMVQTDHPMLLMHYLKSKDLYFSPF from the coding sequence ATGTCATATAACCGAAATTATATACCGGGGATTGCCTATGTTTGCCTGATGAGCAAAGCCCAGGAAACGGCCCGGTTTAAAGAGATCAACAAGGCTTTTTTATCACCCAATTCAAAAATAGTACTGATTGCCTCGCACCGGGGCATGCACTATGATTTTCCCGAGAACTCAATACCTGCGTTTGAAAAGGCCATTGAGCTGGGCATTGATGTTATTGAAATAGATATCCGGCATACAAAAGACAATTCGCTGGTAATTATGCACGACGCTACCGTTGACCGGATGACCAATGGCAAAGGCCGGGTTGATGAATATACTTTTGATGAGTTGAGAAAGCTGCGCCTGCAATTCAACGGACGGTTAACCGATGAAAAAATTCCCACCCTCGAAGAAGTATTGACGATGGCAAAAGGAAAGATCCTGGTTGACCTGGATATAAAAACCAACTGTCTCCCCCTGGTTGTGCAGCTTGTGCAACAAACGCAAACCGAAAACACCTGCTTTTTCTTTTTAAACCAGCCCTTCCATGACAAAAATTTGAAGGAGAAAAAACCGGAATTGCGAACACTGGTAAGAACGCATAGCGAAGCCAATGTTGACTCGGTATTTACGGTAACCCAAACCGAAGCGGTACACATTGATCAAAAACATAATACTGTAGCCGTGACCACAAAAATAAAAAACAACGGCGCCCGGGTTTGGATCAATGCCCTGGGCGAGGTAGATAAAAAAGCAGCCGCCGGCGACCTGGAAGCGTATGGCGAATTACTGAATAATGGCGCCAATATGGTCCAGACCGATCATCCCATGCTGTTGATGCATTACCTGAAAAGTAAAGATCTGTATTTCTCCCCCTTTTGA
- a CDS encoding SusC/RagA family TonB-linked outer membrane protein: MRNKILPSVFLICTLCCWFVLPALAQTKTITGTVVDDKNEPVQGASVSVKGGSASTVTDNKGIFSITMPVVSTTLEITHVGFEMKEVFLGNQVKLTISIIPAAANMQAVVITALGFEAKKDRVGYASSSISANQLSNSGEVGLVDALSGKASGVRVSRTSGDPGAASQILIRGQSTITRGTDPLIVVDGVPVNGGARNESSGGTTQQSRLNDINPDDIANIQVLKGASAAALWGTKAANGVIMITTKKGSGQNSISFKSTNSIDRVSAFYDLQDKYGQGTNGAWAANNTRSWGDRIEDRAGGDDAVNTNGAYFNANNGKTYYGITAKNAKDVYLKSNYDGVLGTGHYLDNSLSMSGGDSRSSYFFSLNDLNQKGIFKKGSGYHRTGARINVTKEIYKWLSISNKASYTLVNSDRQQTGVNNAGFMIGLLRTPPDFDNSGYIGSYAAAPGGALIEGRQRSYRNYIGASANPGFNNPLWDLYQLTNTSQVNRFINSAEINIKPVDWFTLTTRAGVDFFTDHQVNYFPYFSTNGNFGIYNRSEYSEMQFNLDVIARAEKNFSENFTVNGLVGFNYNALNTATLGANSQNFIIPTGPEDFGNATPTNISVDDSYLKRRSNAGYASAGIGVFDQLYLNATGRLEAASTFGTLSNNRFFYPSADIAWQFSQLDAVRELSFLSFGKVRASYGVVGIQPQAYQTATNFVTRTFIDGWGGLLDPSLYGTGTYIQSVNRGNAYLKPERKEEFELGTDLRFFNNRLSTSVTYYKNKTVDALINISQAASTGFDNLYANAGSIQNRGVEVDVSYALVRKKDWDAGISVNFTKNKNKVLNLSGAGSINLGGTAGISSRAVEGYALGELYSIPWVRDGKGNLQLDANGFPTPDVTSVAIGDPNPDWRGGVSFNLRYKNLTLSALVEHSQGGVVANGTEAVLLDYGTSATTANVSVAPTDLKRYNGAIIPAGTSFRGNIRDFGAGNVALDQAWYTGAGGFFGNVGEQFLEDATWTRFRELNLAYTIQSGRLRKMAGVKSLGIELSGRNLLLFSKVNGYDPDSNVAGSTSARGVVYFVNPPTRSYLFTLKLNF; this comes from the coding sequence ATGCGAAACAAGATCCTCCCAAGCGTCTTCCTTATTTGCACGCTGTGCTGTTGGTTTGTACTACCAGCCCTCGCACAAACAAAAACAATAACCGGTACGGTGGTGGATGATAAGAACGAGCCCGTGCAAGGCGCATCTGTGAGCGTGAAAGGTGGTTCCGCTTCTACTGTTACCGATAACAAAGGCATTTTTTCCATTACCATGCCGGTGGTAAGCACCACGCTGGAGATAACCCATGTGGGTTTTGAAATGAAAGAAGTGTTCCTGGGCAACCAGGTTAAACTAACCATCAGCATTATTCCTGCCGCAGCCAATATGCAGGCGGTGGTGATAACGGCCCTGGGTTTTGAAGCTAAAAAAGACCGGGTGGGGTATGCTTCTTCCAGCATTTCGGCCAACCAGCTCAGTAATTCAGGTGAAGTAGGATTGGTGGATGCATTGAGTGGTAAAGCTTCGGGCGTGCGGGTATCGCGCACCTCCGGCGATCCCGGCGCGGCTTCGCAGATCCTCATTCGCGGACAAAGCACCATTACCCGCGGAACCGATCCCCTGATAGTGGTGGACGGTGTGCCGGTGAATGGCGGCGCCCGCAACGAAAGCAGCGGCGGTACTACCCAGCAAAGCCGGTTGAATGATATTAATCCCGATGATATTGCCAACATCCAGGTGTTGAAAGGCGCTTCTGCCGCAGCCCTTTGGGGAACCAAGGCTGCCAATGGCGTTATCATGATAACCACGAAAAAAGGTTCTGGACAGAATAGCATCTCGTTCAAATCAACTAACTCCATCGATCGCGTGAGTGCATTTTATGATCTGCAGGATAAATACGGTCAGGGTACCAACGGCGCCTGGGCAGCAAACAATACCCGCAGCTGGGGCGATCGCATTGAAGACCGCGCCGGTGGCGACGATGCTGTAAATACAAATGGGGCTTACTTTAACGCCAACAACGGTAAGACCTATTACGGAATAACCGCCAAAAACGCCAAAGACGTTTACCTGAAAAGTAATTACGATGGGGTGCTGGGCACCGGACATTACCTGGATAATTCATTAAGCATGAGTGGCGGCGATAGCAGATCGAGCTATTTCTTCAGCCTGAACGATCTGAACCAGAAAGGGATTTTTAAAAAGGGAAGCGGTTATCACAGAACAGGCGCCCGGATAAATGTGACCAAAGAAATTTATAAATGGTTATCCATTAGCAATAAAGCCAGTTATACGCTCGTCAATTCAGACCGGCAGCAAACCGGCGTAAACAATGCCGGTTTTATGATCGGGTTATTGCGCACCCCGCCCGATTTCGACAACTCAGGTTACATAGGAAGTTATGCAGCAGCCCCTGGCGGCGCGTTGATCGAAGGCCGCCAGCGCAGCTACCGGAACTATATAGGCGCCAGCGCCAATCCCGGTTTCAATAATCCCTTGTGGGACCTGTACCAACTCACCAATACCAGCCAGGTGAACCGCTTTATCAATTCGGCCGAGATCAACATTAAACCGGTTGACTGGTTCACCTTAACCACCCGTGCGGGGGTTGATTTTTTTACCGATCACCAGGTGAACTATTTTCCCTACTTCAGTACCAATGGCAACTTTGGGATCTATAACCGCTCGGAATATTCTGAAATGCAGTTCAACCTGGATGTGATTGCCCGCGCGGAGAAAAACTTTAGTGAGAATTTTACCGTGAATGGATTGGTAGGGTTCAACTACAATGCATTGAACACTGCCACGCTGGGCGCCAATTCGCAAAACTTCATCATCCCTACCGGACCGGAAGATTTTGGGAATGCAACGCCAACCAATATTTCGGTTGATGATTCGTATTTAAAAAGAAGAAGCAATGCCGGTTATGCCAGCGCCGGTATAGGTGTGTTCGATCAGTTATACCTCAATGCAACGGGCAGGCTGGAAGCCGCTTCTACCTTCGGTACTTTATCGAACAACCGGTTCTTTTATCCTTCCGCCGATATTGCCTGGCAGTTTTCGCAACTGGATGCCGTGCGTGAATTATCGTTTTTGTCGTTCGGTAAAGTAAGGGCTTCTTATGGCGTGGTAGGTATACAGCCCCAGGCCTACCAAACGGCTACCAATTTTGTTACCCGCACGTTTATAGATGGCTGGGGTGGTTTGCTGGATCCCAGTTTGTATGGCACCGGCACCTATATTCAAAGCGTGAACCGTGGTAATGCTTATTTAAAACCTGAACGTAAAGAAGAGTTTGAATTAGGGACCGATCTGCGTTTCTTCAACAACCGGCTTTCAACCAGCGTAACTTATTATAAAAATAAAACGGTAGATGCCCTTATCAATATTTCGCAGGCCGCCTCTACCGGGTTCGATAACCTGTATGCCAATGCCGGCAGCATTCAAAACAGGGGCGTGGAAGTAGATGTGTCGTATGCCCTTGTACGTAAAAAAGACTGGGACGCAGGCATCAGCGTAAACTTTACAAAGAATAAAAATAAGGTATTGAACCTGAGCGGCGCAGGTTCCATTAATCTGGGTGGAACCGCAGGGATCTCTTCCCGCGCAGTAGAAGGTTATGCATTGGGTGAGCTGTATTCCATTCCCTGGGTGCGCGATGGAAAAGGTAATCTGCAGCTCGATGCCAATGGGTTTCCTACGCCGGATGTAACCTCAGTAGCCATTGGCGATCCCAATCCCGATTGGCGCGGCGGGGTAAGCTTTAACCTGCGTTACAAGAACCTTACCCTGAGCGCCCTGGTGGAGCATTCACAGGGTGGGGTAGTGGCCAATGGTACCGAAGCCGTGTTGCTCGATTATGGCACCAGCGCTACCACTGCCAATGTATCAGTAGCACCTACTGATCTTAAAAGATATAATGGAGCCATCATTCCCGCCGGTACCAGCTTCCGTGGAAATATCAGGGATTTTGGGGCGGGCAATGTAGCGCTTGACCAGGCCTGGTATACCGGTGCAGGCGGTTTCTTTGGCAATGTGGGCG